Proteins co-encoded in one Gossypium arboreum isolate Shixiya-1 chromosome 11, ASM2569848v2, whole genome shotgun sequence genomic window:
- the LOC108473611 gene encoding glyoxylate/succinic semialdehyde reductase 1-like has translation MEIGFLGLGIMGKAMSMNLLKNGFKVTVWNRTLSKCDELVAHGASVGETPAEVVKKCNITIAILSDPAAALSVVFDKDGVLDQIGSGKGYIDMSTVDPETSCKISEAIALKGGHFLEAPVSGSKQPAETGQLVILAAGDKALYEEAVPAFDVLGKKPFFLGPVGNGAKMKLVINMIMGSVMNAFSEGLILAERSRLNPHSLLEVLDLGGIANPMFRGKGPEMLKDNYSPAFPLKHQQKDMRLALALGDQNAVSMPVAAAANEAFKKARSMGLGDLDFSAVFETVKLLKHSS, from the exons atggagATTGGATTTTTGGGACTGGGAATAATGGGAAAAGCTATGTCCATGAATTTGCTGAAGAATGGATTCAAAGTCACTGTTTGGAACAGAACTCTTTCTAAG TGTGATGAACTGGTGGCTCATGGTGCCTCAGTTGGAGAAACCCCTGCTGAAGTAGTAAAGAAATGCAACATCACCATTGCCATTTTGTCTGACCCTGCTGCTGCTCTTTCG GTTGTATTTGACAAAGATGGAGTTCTAGACCAAATTGGCAGTGGGAAAGGTTATATTGACATGTCAACTGTTGATCCCGAGACTTCTTGCAAAATCAGTGAG GCAATTGCATTAAAAGGCGGCCACTTCCTTGAGGCACCTGTTTCTGGTAGCAAACAGCCCGCAGAAACTGGTCAACTTGTGATTCTTGCAGCTGGAGATAAG GCATTGTATGAAGAAGCTGTTCCAGCTTTTGATGTATTAGGAAAGAAACCTTTCTTCTTGGGACCAGTTGGTAATGGAGCAAAAATGAAACTTGTCATCAACATGATAATGGGCAG TGTGATGAATGCATTTTCGGAAGGACTTATACTGGCCGAAAGAAGCAGATTGAATCCACATAGCCTTCTCGAAGTGTTG GACTTGGGTGGGATTGCCAACCCAATGTTTAGAGGAAAGGGACCAGAAATGCTTAAAGACAATTATTCCCCTGCATTTCCTTTGAAACATCAGCAGAAAGATATGAGGTTGGCTCTTGCCCTTGGGGATCAAAATGCAGTATCAATGCCAGTAGCCGCTGCAGCTAAtgag GCTTTCAAGAAGGCCAGAAGCATGGGGCTGGGAGACCTTGATTTTTCAGCTGTTTTCGAGACTGTGAAGCTTCTTAAACATTCATCTTGA
- the LOC108474068 gene encoding uncharacterized protein LOC108474068 produces MAMLGASPIRFSSFPPSSSYLTSTFKPTSSSTLSLVVVGKSIIYRRCVACSAVQESSTPTATTETKGTTPPSAGVAGGEEEVKAAPKAAAAKPKPAAKAPAKSLPELMSEDVIPSLKTILEAQDDISEIELTFQDNKLEGSLLKEGCPYSFWAFFPDGGLTGPKGFSLSSYGSGASTVEPFLVDEKKITARHVVFWVEKRLAAQGIIPVWKE; encoded by the exons ATGGCTATGCTGGGAGCAAGTCCAATTAGGTTCTCAAGCTTTCCACCGTCTTCTTCATATCTCACTTCCACCTTCAAACCCACCTCCTCTTCCACACTATCATTA GTTGTGGTGGGGAAATCAATTATCTATCGTCGATGTGTCGCCTGCTCCGCTGTTCAGGAATCTTCTACTCCTACAG CCACTACCGAAACCAAGGGAACCACTCCACCATCAGCCGGCGTTGCTGGTGGTGAGGAGGAAGTGAAGGCTGCCCCAAAAGCAGCTGCAGCAAAGCCTAAACCTGCTGCAAAGGCTCCTGCCAAATCTTTGCCGGAGTTGATGTCGGAGGATGTCATCCCTTCATTGAAAACAATACTTGAAGCTCAAGATGATATATCTGAAATTGAACTCACTTTCCAAGACAACAAG TTGGAAGGTTCACTCCTGAAGGAGGGCTGTCCCTACTCTTTCTGGGCCTTCTTCCCTGATGGAGGCCTAACAG GTCCCAAAGGTTTTTCATTGTCTTCATATGGCTCAGGAGCAAGCACAGTGGAGCCTTTCCTCGTTGATGAGAAGAAAATTACTGCAAGGCATGTAGTTTTCTGGGTCGAAAAGCGTTTGGCCGCCCAAGGAATTATTCCTGTCTGGAAAGAATGA
- the LOC108474069 gene encoding uncharacterized protein LOC108474069 isoform X1 produces MLENPTPTAADAAPAIKRYAPPNQRNRSLGRRKSGDRFDWTNNVYGNDSEKNQGATSRNINPVADAGSSAILNEDNPRHALIPLEGCSRSDASRLLSNRWAAVLHRYHDTSIDLSERPVLYSGISDSAWRNFRLPHQMMSPANNTGPSSGSQMDFLAELRRAIRNANTNN; encoded by the exons ATGTTGGAAAACCCTACACCCACCGCAGCTGATGCCGCTCCTGCCATCAAACGCTATGCTCCTCCCAATCAACG AAATCGTTCTCTCGGACGCCGCAAATCTGGAG ATCGGTTTGATTGGACTAACAATGTTTATGGGAATGATTCAGAGAAGAATCAAGGTGCCACATCGAGAAACATTAATCCAGTCGCGGATGCTGGGAGCAGCGCTATCCTGAATGAAGACAACCCTCGTCATGCTTTGATACCTTTAGAAGGCTGTTCTAGAAGTGATGCCTCTAGGCTTTTAAGCAATC GTTGGGCAGCTGTCTTACATCGCTACCATGATACATCCATTGACTTGTCTG AAAGACCAGTTCTGTACTCTGGAATTAGTGATTCAGCCTGGAGGAATTTCAGACTTCCCCATCAG ATGATGTCCCCAGCAAACAATACCGGGCCTTCATCTGGCTCACAGATGGATTTCTTAGCTGAGCTTCGTCGTGCAATTCGAAATGCCAATACCAACAACTAA
- the LOC108474069 gene encoding uncharacterized protein LOC108474069 isoform X2 has product MLENPTPTAADAAPAIKRYAPPNQRNRSLGRRKSGEKNQGATSRNINPVADAGSSAILNEDNPRHALIPLEGCSRSDASRLLSNRWAAVLHRYHDTSIDLSERPVLYSGISDSAWRNFRLPHQMMSPANNTGPSSGSQMDFLAELRRAIRNANTNN; this is encoded by the exons ATGTTGGAAAACCCTACACCCACCGCAGCTGATGCCGCTCCTGCCATCAAACGCTATGCTCCTCCCAATCAACG AAATCGTTCTCTCGGACGCCGCAAATCTGGAG AGAAGAATCAAGGTGCCACATCGAGAAACATTAATCCAGTCGCGGATGCTGGGAGCAGCGCTATCCTGAATGAAGACAACCCTCGTCATGCTTTGATACCTTTAGAAGGCTGTTCTAGAAGTGATGCCTCTAGGCTTTTAAGCAATC GTTGGGCAGCTGTCTTACATCGCTACCATGATACATCCATTGACTTGTCTG AAAGACCAGTTCTGTACTCTGGAATTAGTGATTCAGCCTGGAGGAATTTCAGACTTCCCCATCAG ATGATGTCCCCAGCAAACAATACCGGGCCTTCATCTGGCTCACAGATGGATTTCTTAGCTGAGCTTCGTCGTGCAATTCGAAATGCCAATACCAACAACTAA
- the LOC108470740 gene encoding ultraviolet-B receptor UVR8 isoform X1, which produces MLVNRLLWKHHQWNKTVVAVSSKALFAQVTTNRPRWMSTVMSFGDGSQGALGLPDSVTGPRGDAYEPTRVLGLPSDITSISAGHYHSLAIDSRGGLWAWGRNQESQLGRDPLAPRDSWNDPKRVEGLDYVNVCAAFASGVISAAIDSDGSVWVWGKSKRGQLGLGKGIIETVVPRRVEALAGEKIVKVSFGWGHALAQTEDGKLLGWGYSADGRIGNVGEALEASPLDSNANISMNDKRFSGSGLDAAKLMVLEGMEKEKDMPIIWEPRLVEELQGVEVRDIACGLDHSLVLCCNGTLLSSGSNVYGQLGRTKLDLRLLPVDLTAHPVSIASGLGHSLAICEVPSSDVEGGGMSIFSWGWNQCSQLGREGPENFPSMIEGWEGETPVSVSGGRVHSTALTSHGELWVWGCGKSGRLGLGSSSDEAEPTLLDCLEDFKVLQAVSGFDHNLVLMDE; this is translated from the exons ATGCTGGTAAACCGATTGTTATGGAAGCATCATCAATGGAATAAAACGGTAGTTGCAGTTTCATCTAAAGCCTTATTCGCTCAGGTTACTACTAATAGACCGAGATGGATGAGTACGGTAATGAGCTTTGGGGACGGAAGCCAGGGGGCGTTGGGTCTACCCGATTCAGTGACCGGTCCCAGAGGCGATGCTTACGAGCCCACCCGGGTCCTCGGTCTCCCTTCCGATATCACCAGCATCAGCGCTGGCCATTATCACTCACTCGCTATTGATTCCCGTGGTGGACTCTGGGCTTGGGGCCGCAACCAGGAATCCCAGCTGGGTCGTGATCCACTTGCCCCGAG AGATTCTTGGAATGATCCAAAGAGAGTGGAAGGGTTGGATTATGTGAACGTTTGTGCTGCTTTTGCTTCTGGTGTTATTTCTGCTGCCATTGACAGTGATGGTTCTGTGTGGGTATGGGGGAAGTCTAAGCGGGGACAGCTTGGTCTTGGAAAGGGTATCATCGAGACCGTAGTACCTCGCAGAGTTGAAGCACTTGCAGGAGAAAAGATAGTCAAG GTTTCATTTGGTTGGGGGCATGCTCTTGCACAGACAGAGGATGGGAAGTTGTTAGGTTGGGGTTATTCAGCCGATGGTAGGATCGGAAATGTGGGGGAAGCTTTAGAGGCATCTCCTCTGGACTCAAATGCGAATATATCGATGAATGACAAACGGTTTTCAGGTTCAGGATTGGATGCTGCCAAGCTGATGGTTTTAGAAGGAATGGAGAAAGAGAAAGACATGCCAATCATTTGGGAACCTCGATTGGTCGAAGAACTGCAAGGAGTTGAAGTCAGAGACATTGCTTGCGGGCTTGATCATTCTTTGGTTCTTTGCT GTAATGGTACTTTATTGAGCTCTGGAAGCAATGTATATGGTCAGCTGGGGAGAACCAAACTGGACCTCAGATTGTTACCTGTTGATCTAACCGCCCATCCTGTGTCTATTGCATCAGGTCTTGGTCATTCCTTGGCAATCTGTGAGGTGCCATCTTCGGATGTTGAAGGTGGTGGAATGAGCATTTTCTCATGGGGATGGAACCAATGCTCACAATTAGGTAGAGAAGGACCGGAGAATTTCCCATCAATGATTGAGGGATGGGAAGGGGAAACACCTGTATCAGTGTCAGGAGGGCGGGTGCATTCTACTGCTCTGACATCTCATGGCGAGTTATGGGTTTGGGGCTGTGGTAAGAGTGGCCGTCTTGGGTTAGGAAGCTCCAGCGATGAAGCCGAGCCAACCTTGCTTGATTGTTTGGAAGATTTCAAAGTTCTACAAGCAGTGTCAGGTTTTGATCATAACCTGGTTTTGATGGATGAATGA
- the LOC108470740 gene encoding ultraviolet-B receptor UVR8 isoform X2, which translates to MLVNRLLWKHHQWNKTVVAVSSKALFAQVTTNRPRWMSTVMSFGDGSQGALGLPDSVTGPRGDAYEPTRVLGLPSDITSISAGHYHSLAIDSRGGLWAWGRNQESQLGRDPLAPRDSWNDPKRVEGLDYVNVCAAFASGVISAAIDSDGSVWVWGKSKRGQLGLGKGIIETVVPRRVEALAGEKIVKVSFGWGHALAQTEDGKLLGWGYSADGRIGNVGEALEASPLDSNANISMNDKRFSGSGLDAAKLMVLEGMEKEKDMPIIWEPRLVEELQGVEVRDIACGLDHSLVLCCLGHSLAICEVPSSDVEGGGMSIFSWGWNQCSQLGREGPENFPSMIEGWEGETPVSVSGGRVHSTALTSHGELWVWGCGKSGRLGLGSSSDEAEPTLLDCLEDFKVLQAVSGFDHNLVLMDE; encoded by the exons ATGCTGGTAAACCGATTGTTATGGAAGCATCATCAATGGAATAAAACGGTAGTTGCAGTTTCATCTAAAGCCTTATTCGCTCAGGTTACTACTAATAGACCGAGATGGATGAGTACGGTAATGAGCTTTGGGGACGGAAGCCAGGGGGCGTTGGGTCTACCCGATTCAGTGACCGGTCCCAGAGGCGATGCTTACGAGCCCACCCGGGTCCTCGGTCTCCCTTCCGATATCACCAGCATCAGCGCTGGCCATTATCACTCACTCGCTATTGATTCCCGTGGTGGACTCTGGGCTTGGGGCCGCAACCAGGAATCCCAGCTGGGTCGTGATCCACTTGCCCCGAG AGATTCTTGGAATGATCCAAAGAGAGTGGAAGGGTTGGATTATGTGAACGTTTGTGCTGCTTTTGCTTCTGGTGTTATTTCTGCTGCCATTGACAGTGATGGTTCTGTGTGGGTATGGGGGAAGTCTAAGCGGGGACAGCTTGGTCTTGGAAAGGGTATCATCGAGACCGTAGTACCTCGCAGAGTTGAAGCACTTGCAGGAGAAAAGATAGTCAAG GTTTCATTTGGTTGGGGGCATGCTCTTGCACAGACAGAGGATGGGAAGTTGTTAGGTTGGGGTTATTCAGCCGATGGTAGGATCGGAAATGTGGGGGAAGCTTTAGAGGCATCTCCTCTGGACTCAAATGCGAATATATCGATGAATGACAAACGGTTTTCAGGTTCAGGATTGGATGCTGCCAAGCTGATGGTTTTAGAAGGAATGGAGAAAGAGAAAGACATGCCAATCATTTGGGAACCTCGATTGGTCGAAGAACTGCAAGGAGTTGAAGTCAGAGACATTGCTTGCGGGCTTGATCATTCTTTGGTTCTTTGCT GTCTTGGTCATTCCTTGGCAATCTGTGAGGTGCCATCTTCGGATGTTGAAGGTGGTGGAATGAGCATTTTCTCATGGGGATGGAACCAATGCTCACAATTAGGTAGAGAAGGACCGGAGAATTTCCCATCAATGATTGAGGGATGGGAAGGGGAAACACCTGTATCAGTGTCAGGAGGGCGGGTGCATTCTACTGCTCTGACATCTCATGGCGAGTTATGGGTTTGGGGCTGTGGTAAGAGTGGCCGTCTTGGGTTAGGAAGCTCCAGCGATGAAGCCGAGCCAACCTTGCTTGATTGTTTGGAAGATTTCAAAGTTCTACAAGCAGTGTCAGGTTTTGATCATAACCTGGTTTTGATGGATGAATGA